The DNA window CCTGCCGCCAAGTGGAAGATTCCAAGTCTTGGACTGGTACGCGAGTTTCTTTCTGTGGGCGAATCAGCAAAACTCTTGGGACAACTCCACCCTCAGAGTCGAATAGACTATGCGTTGGAATTGTTATCGCCGCACGACCTTTCTCATTCACCATGAATTGCCCTTGGTACTTGGCAGCAAACTCAACCATCTCTTGAGCCGTTCTGATGTTGTTCTTCTGAACTCGCTCAATTTTGAGGTAGTTGGTGACGCTACCTGTGGCAGGGTGGGTGTAGACAGCTGACTGGCTCTCAACAGTAAAGCGTTCAGCCCGGAGTGTCTCTACACCCATCTCGTAGACCCCCGCCGCGATCGCTGCTTCAATCTGCTGGCTCAAGAGTAGTTCAAACCTCTCGAAAATGACGTTTTGCATATTGATGCGTAAAGCTAGTAGTCGATTGAGGAATTGACGTAGGGGTGGGAGGTCGATTTTCATGCCGCCTTCGTGGGAAGTGAGCGAGAGTCCTGTCATTTGCTCGAAAGTCCCCAAAGGCACTTGGGCAAACCGCCCTTGGAATATCTGCTTGAACAGTTCATACAGTGCATATTCGGCGTAGTTCGACTCAAGGTTATCTTTGTTTGAAAATATTCCGTTACCTCCAGTTTGCCTCTGTCCACGAGTGAGTGCGCCCAAGCTATCCAGCCTTCGGGCAATGGTTGAGATAAAGCGGCGTTCACCTATGACGTTAGTGGTTACAGGTCTGAACACGGGTGCAGATGCTTGGTTTGTGCGGTGCGATCGCCCAAGCCCTTGAATTGCGTTGTCTGCCCTCCAACCTGCTTCTAAAAGATAGTGCGATCGCCGCCGCCGATTCACAGCGTTGAGGTCAGCATGATAACTTCTGCCTGTCCCACCAGCGTCACTGAAGATGAGGATTTGCTTGTCACCCTGCATAAATGCAGCAGTTTCAGCAATATTCGCCCCACTGCCCCGTGAATCAACGAACAAACGCCCCGAATCATCTTTTAACACCCGTTTGCTGCGACCAGTTACTTCGGCAATTTGTTTGTGACCAAAGTGCCATAGCAATTGTTCTAATGCGCCAGGAATTGGATCAAGGCTAGCAAGTTTGTCTACTAAGGCATTTCTCAAAACTACGGCTTCTTGCGAAATAACTGGAGAGCCATCGGCATCAAAGACTGGCTCGGATCTTTCTTCTCCATCAACGCCTGAATGGATGGAATGGAGATGAATGGGGAAAGCACTCATCAGGTAATCCATAACGTATTCCCGTGGAGTTAGGTCAAGATTGAGATCCTTCCATTCCGAAGCCGGAACTTCATCAAGTCGTCGTTTCAAAAGTTCTTCATTAGTCGAAACTATTTGAATGACAACTGCAAGACCTTGGACTAAATCCTGCTCAATCGCTTTGATCAGGGTAGGGCATTTCATCCCGGTCAGCAGATGGTTAAAGAATCTTTGCTTGTGCGACTCGAACTGAGACACCGCACTCATCTTTGCGGCACGGTTGTAAGTCTTGTCACCAGAGATATTACAAGCTTCCAGGGCTTTATCTAAATTATGGTGAATAACTTGAAAAGCATCAGAATAGCTGTTATAACTCCGTTCCTGCGTGGACGTTAACTCAATTTCGAGAGTCTGATACTCCACCCCCTCAAACGAGAGACTTCGCGCCAGATATAGTCCCAAAGCCTTGAGATCCCTGGCTACGACTTCCATCGCGGCGATACCACCGCCTTCAATGGATTCCACAAAATCCTCACGGGAGGTAAACGGGAAATCTCCAGTCTGCCAAAGCCCCAGACGATTTGCATAGGATAGGTTAGAAACCTTCGTCGCTCCAGTCGCCGATACGTATACAACCCGTGCCTGCGGTAATGCGTTTTGCAACCTCAGCCCAACAATGCCTTGCTGGGATGCTGCAACCATACCGAGTTTACCCTCTTGCGCCATTGCATTGCCCATACTGTGGCATTCGTCGAAAGCGATGGCTCCCTCAAAGTCCTTACCTGCCCACTCAACGATTTGCTTAAGCCGACTTTTGCCGTTCTTTTGAGAACGTAGAGTTGAGTACGTGCAGAACAGAATACCTTGGGTGAAAGGGATGGGGTCGCCAAGTTTTGTGTTACTGAGGTCAATAATGTCTTTTTCACTACCTCATAGCGCACACCAGTCTCTACGGGCATCTTCTATGAGTGCGGCACTTTTGGAAATCCAGATTGCTTTTTTTCGTTCCTGACACCAGTTGTCGAGGATGATTCCCGCACATTGTCTACCCTTACCGGCACCCGTCCCATCGCCAAGAAACCAGCCACGGCGAAATTTTACGGCATTTTCTTCGCCTTGAGCCGCTACAGTCACATTATCCCAAGAATCATCCACAATATAAGACCCAGACAGAAATTCACAGTGGGCAAAACCAGCGTAAATCACACTTTCAAGCTGTGCCTCTGACAACAAGCCTTGTGTGAGAATATTCCGTGGGAGATGCGGTTTATAAGTTGGTGCTGGTGGTGACACAAGTGCTAGGGCTGCACTTTCGCACAGTAGGGATGGATGAGGTAAAGCATCTTTAATTCGGATTCTTTGTGGGCGATATGTTTCGTATAGGGTGTCTTTCAAACCCTCACTAGTCGTCCACTCGATAATCTCATATTCCAACACTACTATGTCGTCTGGAAGAAAGGAAACAGTTTCTGGTTGTGCAACTGTAGTGCGTTTTGGCAATTGAACAACAATTGCCTTCGCAGCATGTTTGACTTCTTCTGAGCGCTCCCACGAAGATCGCAGTGGCAAATGCTCAATCAACGCTAGCAGTTCGGGCAAGTCCAAAGTTTCGGAAATACAGGGGATGTCGCCAGGATTATCAGCCGGAACCTTGTCGATCACTGTAATCCGAGTGTCGATCTGTGTACCATGTTTTGAGTAAACCTTGCCGTTAACCCCGACTGACATTAAAACTCGTGCTTTCTCTTGCCACCTAACCGCATATCTTCGGGCATAAGTAAGCGCCGCACCGAACTTTTGTGAGTCACTAATTTCAGGTAAAGGATAATTGCTGGTAATACTTTCTCCTGATTCATGATAAAGATGAGTCTGTAGTACGGTTTTACTTTCATAGAGTTCAGTGGTTTGAATTATGACTAATCCGTATTGACCCAATGCAGGGGTGACAGCAGCTAACACCGCATCTAATGTTGCATACTTTTTCTTGAAGTGAGGATTAGTACCGTCTTTTTGAATGGGGTTAAACTCTGCCTTTGCCTTGATTAAAGCTTTGATTAATTCTTGCATTGGTTGGCTCCAAATTCTTACCAATCACTTTCGTTAAGATCACCGGACACTTTTTTGCTAGACTTAGCCTTATTTATCTGAAACTCTGAGGCTTTCAGCACAGGCATGGCGGCAAGTTTTACTGAAGCTTTGGCTTGGTGATAGAGGAATTGGGTTATTCCATCAGCGTCTTCTCCATCTTCTACTTGCGCCCATAAAGAACAACCCAGTTCCAATGATTCATAGTCGCCGAGATTAAATTTTCTGGAGTAACTAACAGATACAGTTGTGAATTTCATTTTTTGGGATTTACTAAATTTTGGTTGTCAATCTTATTCATTAGTATCAATCATCTCAATACTGAATATTTGACATAAATCTCCAGCTTTTACACCAATAATTCCAGTTTGAATTTCAGTAGATAATTCCTCGATAATTGAGTGAAAGCCAGGATCTTGTTCATTGATTTCCACCTCAATTAAACCTGCATTATTCGATACAACAGTTGCCCAACTTGGTAAAGCTTGAGGAATACTCGTTGCATAAAGTTTCATACTTCTGCATCCTGATTAAACTTGACCTCAACAACTTCTTCCAAACACTCTATCGCTTCACCCAAATAATGGAGGACATCGCCTATATGGGTTGCAGCTTCTGGATCAATCTTCTTGTCCGCAATCAACAAGAGCCAGTTTTCATCTTGAGCGATCGCCTGAATATTCACGTAACACGAGTTGAAAGCTTTCAGTATTTCTATTGTTTTCATTGCTTTATCCGATGAGTTGTGTTGTTCTATTTGGATAAAATTTAAGTTTGCTCCTTCCTACACAGGTGGGATTGTCCTGCCCACCCGTTTCCTTAGACTGCAACCAAACCGCTAGTTTCTGGCGTTGGTACGTATTTCTTTAACCGCTCCCATTCTTCACTCGTCAGTGCATCAAATTCAATATCTAGCAACTCTTCTTCTGTAGCTGGTTTTTCTGTAGTTGCTGTTAATCTACCTGTGATCACCATGAAGTCGTTTAATCCCACTGCTGCATCCAGCGACTCGGCGTATCGAATCTTATCTACTGCGTTAGACCAGTGGGTGATGTGTTGAAATATCACCCCAATCATGGAATAACCTTTGTACACGCGATAAACTCTGGGGCAAGCTCCATTCACGTAAACCAGCTTGTAGGGAGGAATCTCTTGCACTTCTGCATTGGGGTCTGTTGGAGGGAGGAGAATTTTCTGTAGAGGATTATTTAACTGGTCTTCTTGAAGAGAAAGTGTGGTAATCATATTTCATGTGCCATGATGATTTCGATTGTCTAAATTTCGGTTGAACGGCGATCGCAGTCTAAGCAACTGCAATCGCCTTTCTCACTTTCAGCAACTTACGCCGCTACTGCCGTTCGGACTCCCAACGACGCAATCACATCTTTTGCACTGCCACCAACCCGATTCACCCCGTACTGCCTCGGTCTTGCGTACCAGCCTTGGTCATTGCACCCGATGAAGCCGACCAAATGCCCATCTCAGTAGAGTTTGGTGCTGAACGAAAGCCAGTCAATCTCACCGTGGTAAAGACCTAAAGCAGTGCAAACTGTCTCCAGTTCATCGCTTAATCGTTCGTTGCGCTCCAGGCGTGTTTCTGGTAGTGTTGCCTTAACTTCTGCAACTCTTGTAGCGAACCAGTTGCGGTCGAATGGTAGCCTTCCGCCATCGAAGAACTGCACCCATACGGTGATTCCGCCTTCTATCCAGATAGTACGGACAGATTCGGGTTGGACTTCGATAATCTCGCCAATGATGCGGCGATCTCTGCTGGTGAGAGGATCTTGGATTGGGGCTACAGCTTCGGCTTGGGTTGCGAGGTGGCTGTACAGTTCTGCTTGTGCTAAAACTTGCTCATCAACAGGAGAACCGATGATTGCTTGCGGTGTATGTGTTATGTAGGTCATAATATTGATCTCCATTCAGTTGGATAAAAGGCGATCGCAGAAGTTGTCCAGACCGAGCGATCGCCTTTGTTATGTGTGCAAACTAACGTTGTGGTTTAGCACAACATTCTCAAAAAGATTTGGCGTAGCCATATATTTGTGGCTCAAAGCCAGTGGCATTTGAGTAATACCAAAACAGGAGATACAGTGTATCAGGCGACGTGTACGACTTTAAACGCTTCATCTGTTGTCCGTCGTCCTGCTGGTAATTTCTTATTCAGTGCAAATCCATTTCCATGCTGTGTACCCCTCGCCAACTCTTGTTGTGCCAGTGCCTCGATTACTCATCAAGCTGTCACTTTGGATTGTGCTGTCAAAGTTCTGTAGTGCAAACCCTTTATTGCGTCCGGGTGCAGGCAGTTTGCTTTCCCTTGCCCTCTATTATAGTAGAACTTAATAAGTTGCACTTGTAAAGTTTCGCTAAAGAAGCAAAACTAAATAAGTAAAGCTTGAAAACGGAGGAAAGAAGCGCTATGATTTGCTTACATTAATGGAGAAGTGAAGTTATGAACTTAATGCAAGTTACTTTGTCGGTTGATTTGCCTGGTCTAGGCACTCGGATTAGAGAGATTAGAGAGTCCAAGGGTCTATCCCCAACTTGGGTAGCAGCTCAAGCTGGTATGAGTGTTGGGAACCTCTATCGTATAGAAACAGAAGATGCAAAGTCTTTACCGCGTGAAACTTTGCGTAAGCTTTCTGATGCCCTTGGTGTAAATTTTGATGCCGAGGTTAAAGCTGCTTTAGTGCAAGAGATGGAATAAATTTTCTACTAATGCTGCGGTTAGCATAAAGCAAACGTTATTGCCTCATTAGTATACAAATTTAGTAACTGTATTTCTTGTAACTAACAATCGGAGTAACTACTGGAATTATCTTTAGATAAATAGCACAACAACTAGAAGCGATCGCCCACCGTCCAAAGTTAGCGATCGCCCGTTCAATTCATTCACGACAAAGTGAACTAACTATAATGCTGACACATTTTTGGAAAAACCCTCCAAATCAACTGCAAGGTTCACTTTGGTTAAGCTGCAATACCTCAACTTTTAGGCATCTACCATAGTGAGCAAGAAATATGCTGACACTAGACAGAGAACAAACAACAGCACTGGATTACAGTGTTGTCAACACCAGTATCCAAGAAACCTTCACTGCCATTGACAGATTCGAGTGGCAAGCAATAGATGAACTTCGGGACTATTGGGCAGTGGCGCAAGAGTACGAGGTTATTAAACAAGATTACTGGGCGGAATTAACTACCCAAGAGACTGATTTAATTACTGCTCTCCAGAAAGCATCCCTTCAACCGCGCACTATTGGCGTTGGTTCTATCGTTTCTCATGCTGACCCATATCGTACTTTGTATGTTGAAAGGCATTGGTGTCAAGTTAAGAAAATTAGAGTCTTGTCAAGTGGGAGAAATTCAATGGTAAAACTCAAGACAGTGGTGTTGAGATTAGTCATGAGTAAAC is part of the Nostoc sp. UHCC 0926 genome and encodes:
- a CDS encoding strawberry notch C-terminal domain-containing protein, producing the protein MSAVSQFESHKQRFFNHLLTGMKCPTLIKAIEQDLVQGLAVVIQIVSTNEELLKRRLDEVPASEWKDLNLDLTPREYVMDYLMSAFPIHLHSIHSGVDGEERSEPVFDADGSPVISQEAVVLRNALVDKLASLDPIPGALEQLLWHFGHKQIAEVTGRSKRVLKDDSGRLFVDSRGSGANIAETAAFMQGDKQILIFSDAGGTGRSYHADLNAVNRRRRSHYLLEAGWRADNAIQGLGRSHRTNQASAPVFRPVTTNVIGERRFISTIARRLDSLGALTRGQRQTGGNGIFSNKDNLESNYAEYALYELFKQIFQGRFAQVPLGTFEQMTGLSLTSHEGGMKIDLPPLRQFLNRLLALRINMQNVIFERFELLLSQQIEAAIAAGVYEMGVETLRAERFTVESQSAVYTHPATGSVTNYLKIERVQKNNIRTAQEMVEFAAKYQGQFMVNEKGRAAITIPTHSLFDSEGGVVPRVLLIRPQKETRVPVQDLESSTWRQVSADTFAAAWSTEVDALPKFTTDYLHLVTGILLPIWKILPQQNSRVFRLQTSDGQKILGRVVNAHDIQTVREQLGLRNQVLSPEELVSLVLNERYTQQLPGGVTLRRSFVANEARIELVNAISLAERLLAVGCFTEIINWQKRVFIPVSDKAPAILAAVIEILG
- a CDS encoding helix-turn-helix domain-containing protein, whose amino-acid sequence is MNLMQVTLSVDLPGLGTRIREIRESKGLSPTWVAAQAGMSVGNLYRIETEDAKSLPRETLRKLSDALGVNFDAEVKAALVQEME